From the Parus major isolate Abel unplaced genomic scaffold, Parus_major1.1 Scaffold414, whole genome shotgun sequence genome, one window contains:
- the KIF5A gene encoding kinesin heavy chain → MTRILQDSLGGNCRTTMFICCSPSSYNDAETKSTLMFGQRAKTIKNTASVNLELTAEQWKKKFEKEKEKNKALRETLARLEAELSRWRSGEAVPETEQLNEAEAETGQGEGPGEGQGGAPEEPPLNDNSSSIVIHISDEERHKYEEEIRKLYKQLDDKDDEINQQSQIMEKLKQQMLDQEEVRALPPPSDAPSV, encoded by the exons ATGACGCGGATCCTGCAGGACTCGCTGGGCGGGAACTGCCGCACCACCATGTTCATCTGCTGCTCCCCGTCCAGCTACAACGACGCCGAGACCAAATCCACGCTCATGTTCGGCCAGAG GGCCAAGACGATCAAGAACACGGCGTCGGTGAACCTGGAGCTCACGGCCGAGCAGTGGAAGAAGAAGTttgagaaggagaaggagaagaacaAAGCTCTGAGGGAAACGCTGGCACGGCTGGAGGCTGAGCTGAGCCGCTGGCGGAGCG GGGAAGCCGTGCCCGAGACGGAGCAGCTGAACGAGGCTGAGGCAGAAACGGGGCAGGGCGAGGGGCCAGGTGAGGGCCAAGGGGGGGCCCCCGAGGAGCCCCCCCTGAATGACAACAGCTCCTCCATCGTCATCCACATCTCGGACGAGGAGCGCCACAAGTACGAGGAGGAGATCCGCAAGCTCTACAAGCAGCTGGATGACAAG GATGACGAGATCAACCAGCAGAGCCAGATCATGGAGAAGCTCAAGCAGCAGATGCTGGACCAGGAGGAGGTGAGGGCCCTGCCCCCACCCAGTGATGCCCCCTCTGTCTGA